A DNA window from Pirellulales bacterium contains the following coding sequences:
- the rimI gene encoding ribosomal protein S18-alanine N-acetyltransferase, with protein MIRRDMPEVLEIENESFEFAWQDDDFVRCLRQRNCIGMVAEHDDRIVGFMIYELHRTRLHILNFAVRESARRRGVGAQMSAKLVGKLSQQRRSRIVLEVRETNLAAQLFFKSVGFRAVSVLRSYYEDTPEDAYVMQYRYRGESATVIPIDRLRRAG; from the coding sequence ATGATTCGCCGCGACATGCCCGAGGTGCTCGAGATCGAAAACGAGTCCTTCGAATTTGCCTGGCAGGACGACGATTTCGTGCGTTGCCTGCGTCAGCGCAACTGCATCGGCATGGTGGCCGAGCACGACGACCGCATCGTCGGCTTCATGATTTACGAGTTGCACCGCACGCGGCTGCACATCCTCAACTTTGCCGTCCGCGAATCGGCCCGCCGGCGCGGCGTCGGCGCGCAGATGTCGGCCAAGTTGGTCGGCAAGCTCTCGCAGCAGCGCCGGTCGCGCATCGTGCTCGAGGTACGCGAGACCAACCTGGCCGCGCAGCTGTTCTTCAAATCGGTCGGCTTTCGCGCGGTGTCGGTGCTGCGGTCGTATTACGAGGACACGCCGGAAGACGCCTACGTGATGCAGTATCGCTATCGCGGCGAATCGGCCACGGTGATCCCGATCGATCGCCTGCGTCGAGCGGGCTAG
- a CDS encoding YfcE family phosphodiesterase: MYLAVVSDTHGHLANARAAALLLEPFAPASVLHCGDIGTPAIIDRFAQWEAHYVFGNTDGDLSGLRAAMAAAGSRCHDRFGELELAGRRIAFLHGDDERLLAATIAGGGYDLVCHGHTHQVRREQHGRTLVLNPGALYRARPHTIALVQLPELTVEVLRLESDVL, encoded by the coding sequence ATGTATCTTGCCGTCGTCAGCGATACCCACGGCCACCTCGCGAATGCCCGCGCGGCAGCGCTGCTGCTCGAGCCCTTTGCCCCGGCGTCCGTCCTGCATTGTGGCGACATCGGCACCCCGGCAATCATCGACCGGTTCGCGCAGTGGGAGGCACACTACGTCTTCGGCAATACCGACGGGGACTTGTCCGGCCTGCGCGCCGCGATGGCCGCCGCAGGAAGCCGGTGCCATGATCGCTTTGGCGAACTCGAGCTGGCTGGCCGCCGCATCGCCTTTCTGCACGGCGACGACGAGCGCCTGCTGGCCGCGACGATCGCCGGCGGCGGGTACGACCTGGTCTGCCACGGCCATACGCATCAGGTGCGTCGGGAGCAGCACGGCCGGACGCTGGTGCTCAACCCGGGTGCGCTCTACCGCGCCCGGCCCCATACGATCGCACTCGTGCAATTGCCCGAGTTGACCGTCGAGGTCTTGCGATTGGAGAGCGACGTTCTCTAG
- a CDS encoding 1-acyl-sn-glycerol-3-phosphate acyltransferase encodes MTTTHIAMLFLSLLFLPLVAATIWYRLRTHYNWVQFPFWLIYLFFTRLVWRAKISGPVPIPDGQGAVIVCNHSCPIDPAFIQMGVHRTVHWMVAREYSLRPGLAGMMRALGVIPCNRNGIDTAATKMAIRYAEQGGLVGMFPEGRINDTPAVLLPGRPGVALIALRAKVPVVPCYVKGAPYDGTSWGCFFMFARVRLTVGEPMDFSAYYGRDQDKAVLAEVTCEVMRAMARLAGANDFEPQLAGRRWKPGMEDEEEG; translated from the coding sequence ATGACGACGACGCACATCGCCATGCTCTTCCTCTCGCTGCTGTTTCTGCCGCTCGTCGCTGCGACCATCTGGTATCGCTTGCGCACGCACTACAACTGGGTGCAATTCCCGTTCTGGCTAATCTACTTGTTTTTTACGCGGTTAGTTTGGCGCGCGAAGATCAGCGGGCCCGTACCCATTCCCGACGGTCAAGGCGCCGTGATCGTTTGCAATCACAGTTGCCCGATCGATCCGGCGTTTATTCAGATGGGCGTGCATCGCACGGTTCATTGGATGGTGGCCCGCGAATACAGTCTGCGGCCGGGCCTGGCCGGCATGATGCGTGCCCTGGGCGTGATTCCCTGTAATCGGAACGGGATCGACACCGCCGCGACAAAAATGGCGATTCGGTACGCGGAACAAGGCGGACTGGTGGGAATGTTCCCCGAGGGGCGCATAAACGACACGCCAGCCGTGCTGCTGCCCGGGCGCCCGGGCGTGGCGCTGATCGCCTTGCGAGCCAAGGTGCCGGTGGTGCCCTGCTATGTAAAGGGTGCGCCGTACGACGGCACTTCGTGGGGCTGTTTCTTCATGTTTGCCCGCGTGCGGCTGACCGTGGGCGAACCGATGGATTTCTCGGCGTATTACGGGCGCGATCAGGACAAGGCCGTGCTGGCCGAGGTCACCTGCGAAGTGATGCGCGCCATGGCCCGGCTCGCCGGAGCGAACGACTTCGAGCCGCAATTGGCCGGGCGTCGCTGGAAACCGGGCATGGAAGACGAGGAAGAAGGCTGA
- a CDS encoding DUF1080 domain-containing protein yields the protein MLRSFTAAAVLLMGLAPVLADEAFVPLFDGKSLEGWDGDSALWSVEDGTIAGTTEGHPIKKNTFLATKQTYKNFVLKVKFKLRNGNSGIQFRSKAFDEHVVRGYQADIADNQFMGILYDEGGKRGILVNVDPQEVGKHVNKGDWNEYVLTVDGNHITQEINGFKTVDFTDTDSSGAKEGIIALQLHVGPPMRVWFKDIQIRELP from the coding sequence ATGTTGCGATCGTTCACCGCGGCGGCGGTGTTGCTGATGGGTCTGGCACCGGTCTTGGCCGACGAAGCGTTCGTTCCGTTGTTCGATGGCAAGTCGCTTGAAGGTTGGGACGGCGACTCCGCCCTGTGGTCGGTCGAGGACGGCACCATCGCCGGCACGACGGAAGGCCATCCGATCAAGAAGAACACTTTTCTGGCCACCAAACAGACCTATAAAAACTTCGTCCTGAAGGTGAAGTTCAAGCTGCGCAACGGCAACTCGGGCATTCAATTCCGCAGTAAGGCCTTCGATGAACACGTCGTTCGTGGCTATCAGGCCGATATCGCCGACAATCAATTCATGGGCATCTTGTACGACGAGGGCGGCAAGCGCGGCATCCTGGTCAACGTCGACCCGCAAGAAGTGGGCAAACACGTCAACAAGGGCGATTGGAACGAGTACGTGCTGACGGTCGACGGCAATCACATCACCCAGGAAATCAACGGCTTCAAGACCGTCGATTTCACCGATACCGACTCCAGCGGCGCCAAGGAAGGGATCATCGCGCTGCAGTTGCACGTCGGCCCGCCGATGCGGGTGTGGTTCAAGGACATTCAGATCCGCGAGTTGCCGTAA
- a CDS encoding ATP-grasp domain-containing protein, which produces MMDRSANLLILGASARAAAQAAHRSGWQVEAIDLFADADLQAIARCTRVGRFSASTLAAAQKSSCWGWLYTGGLENYPRLVDRLARAHRLLGNHGAVLRAVRDPFRLAQEFAAAGLAVPEVQRAPSGLPRDGSWLLKLVRGSGGSHVVPWTAAAEASFDARRHYLQRRITGKPCSAAFVAAGGRACLVGMTEQLLAPSPGEGTPFRYGGSIGPLRPPETLRTSVERLGHLLAERFSLQGLFGVDGVVQGDTYWPIEINPRYVASLEVLEMAGSVRQLGSTSTIALHVDACADGKLPDAVPSTVELPWAGKRIVYAASALRVSSPVAQAWLESAQVADVPVAGSEIAAETPIATVLATGSSRQQVLERLDQAQAWLYAQFR; this is translated from the coding sequence ATGATGGACCGTTCCGCCAATTTGCTGATTCTCGGCGCCAGTGCCCGCGCCGCTGCTCAAGCCGCGCACCGCTCGGGTTGGCAGGTCGAAGCGATCGACCTGTTTGCCGATGCCGATCTGCAAGCCATTGCACGCTGTACGCGGGTCGGCCGTTTTTCGGCCAGCACACTGGCCGCCGCGCAGAAGAGTAGCTGTTGGGGCTGGCTCTACACGGGCGGATTGGAGAATTACCCGCGACTTGTCGATCGGCTCGCCAGAGCCCACCGGCTCCTCGGCAACCACGGCGCCGTGCTCCGCGCGGTGCGCGATCCCTTTCGCCTCGCACAGGAGTTCGCGGCGGCTGGCTTGGCCGTGCCGGAAGTGCAACGCGCCCCCAGCGGGTTGCCTCGCGACGGCTCCTGGCTGTTGAAGCTCGTTCGAGGTAGCGGAGGATCGCACGTCGTGCCTTGGACCGCCGCGGCCGAAGCCTCATTCGATGCCCGGCGGCATTACCTGCAGCGCCGGATTACAGGGAAGCCGTGTTCGGCCGCGTTCGTGGCCGCGGGCGGACGCGCCTGCCTGGTCGGCATGACCGAGCAACTCCTGGCGCCATCGCCCGGGGAGGGCACACCGTTTCGATATGGAGGATCTATCGGGCCCCTCCGACCGCCCGAAACGCTACGGACCTCGGTAGAGCGTCTTGGCCACCTGTTGGCCGAGCGTTTCTCGCTGCAGGGGCTATTCGGCGTCGACGGTGTGGTGCAAGGCGACACGTATTGGCCGATCGAGATCAACCCGCGCTATGTCGCATCACTCGAGGTGCTGGAAATGGCTGGCTCAGTGCGCCAACTCGGCTCGACCAGCACCATCGCGCTCCACGTCGATGCCTGTGCCGATGGGAAACTTCCCGATGCCGTTCCAAGCACTGTCGAACTGCCCTGGGCCGGCAAGCGAATTGTCTACGCGGCCAGCGCGCTGCGTGTGTCGTCCCCCGTGGCGCAGGCCTGGCTGGAATCGGCACAGGTAGCCGATGTGCCCGTCGCCGGGTCCGAGATCGCGGCCGAGACACCGATCGCGACAGTGCTGGCCACGGGCAGTTCGCGGCAACAAGTGCTCGAACGATTGGATCAGGCGCAGGCCTGGCTGTATGCGCAATTCCGCTAG
- a CDS encoding TadE/TadG family protein, whose translation MTMHPLLPGAGVSRRRPDERRGNVLILTALLSVILLGMVAFAVDVGYMAVVKTELQRSVDAGALAGAGVLVNGAEAANAEVLEFVNSNIVGGAGFNFAGNNNNNNQNQGGNGAGSGPNVTTLDDDIEITTGDWDPQTGQFTEVATLPSAVKVSVTRSGQPLFFGRIFGRDQFSVSAESIATYQPRDIMLVLDFSASMNDDSEFSSAGQFGKANIIANLFQIYTEMGSPHYGSMQWTPVSISSTNVTTVKTQLGIKNLAYPFPGGSWDDYVNYVMTSSVLNSVGYKKKYGYMTWINYLLEQRPKYSETPALVNVSAQPIAQLKAAVHLFADYLEELDSDDRLGFAIYNSTNGTGQLEKSLTADFQSVANTVQGRQAGHYDHYTNIGAGVYYGRQELAAHARLGAYKMIVLMTDGLANRPSNETQGRTYALQQAQAVADMHVPIFAISLGAGADVNLMQQIADMTGGKHFNVPGGQGVLQYEEQLLDTFESIAKSRPLKVVK comes from the coding sequence ATGACCATGCACCCTCTGTTGCCAGGCGCGGGAGTCTCGCGTCGTCGTCCCGATGAGCGTCGGGGCAACGTGTTGATCCTGACGGCACTGTTGTCCGTCATCCTGCTGGGCATGGTCGCATTCGCCGTCGACGTCGGCTACATGGCCGTCGTCAAAACCGAGCTGCAGCGTTCGGTCGACGCGGGTGCCTTGGCCGGAGCCGGTGTGCTGGTCAACGGGGCCGAAGCGGCCAATGCCGAGGTGCTCGAATTCGTCAACTCGAACATCGTGGGCGGCGCGGGCTTCAACTTCGCGGGCAACAACAACAACAACAACCAGAACCAAGGCGGCAACGGCGCGGGAAGTGGCCCCAATGTGACCACGCTCGACGACGATATCGAGATCACCACCGGCGACTGGGATCCGCAAACCGGACAGTTCACCGAAGTCGCCACGTTGCCGTCGGCGGTGAAGGTCTCGGTCACCCGGTCCGGCCAACCGTTGTTCTTCGGCCGGATCTTCGGGCGCGATCAATTCTCCGTTTCGGCCGAATCGATCGCCACGTACCAGCCGCGCGACATCATGCTGGTGCTCGACTTCTCGGCGTCGATGAACGACGACAGCGAGTTCAGTTCGGCCGGGCAGTTTGGCAAGGCTAACATCATTGCGAACCTGTTCCAGATCTACACCGAAATGGGCTCGCCGCATTACGGCAGCATGCAGTGGACGCCGGTTTCGATCTCTTCGACCAACGTGACGACGGTCAAGACGCAGCTCGGTATCAAGAACCTGGCATATCCCTTCCCCGGCGGGAGTTGGGACGACTATGTCAACTACGTGATGACCAGCAGCGTACTGAACTCGGTCGGGTACAAGAAAAAGTACGGCTACATGACCTGGATCAACTACCTGCTCGAGCAACGGCCCAAGTACAGCGAGACGCCGGCGCTGGTCAACGTCAGCGCCCAGCCGATTGCTCAGCTCAAGGCGGCCGTGCACTTGTTCGCCGACTACCTCGAAGAGCTCGATTCGGACGACCGTCTCGGGTTTGCGATCTACAACTCGACTAACGGCACAGGCCAACTGGAAAAAAGCCTGACGGCGGACTTCCAGAGCGTTGCCAACACGGTGCAGGGCCGTCAGGCCGGTCACTACGATCACTACACGAACATCGGCGCGGGTGTCTACTATGGCCGCCAGGAACTGGCTGCCCATGCCCGGCTGGGTGCGTACAAGATGATCGTGTTGATGACCGACGGCCTGGCGAATCGGCCGAGCAACGAGACTCAAGGCCGGACCTACGCCTTGCAACAGGCCCAGGCCGTGGCGGACATGCATGTCCCGATCTTCGCCATCAGCTTGGGAGCGGGTGCCGACGTGAATCTGATGCAGCAGATCGCCGATATGACTGGCGGCAAGCACTTCAACGTGCCGGGCGGTCAGGGCGTGCTCCAGTACGAAGAGCAGTTGCTCGACACGTTCGAGTCGATTGCCAAGAGCCGTCCGCTGAAGGTGGTGAAGTAA
- a CDS encoding CAP domain-containing protein encodes MGTEAFFTVVSSLVLSAALAEDPSNAATTIDPAATNTATAAPMPSPAPVAKPAVVDPASTLLPVEQNIIAQVNSERARYGRPPLAISFGLMDSARRHCSWMASRRSLQHTSAGVAENIAMGQTDSQQAVQAWMNSSGHRANILGGYSQVGAAAYHAADGTLFWCLQLR; translated from the coding sequence ATGGGGACCGAAGCATTTTTCACGGTGGTCAGCTCGCTGGTCTTGTCGGCGGCGCTTGCAGAAGATCCTTCGAACGCGGCGACGACGATCGATCCGGCTGCGACGAATACCGCCACGGCCGCGCCCATGCCGAGCCCGGCGCCGGTTGCGAAGCCTGCTGTCGTTGATCCGGCCAGCACCCTGCTGCCGGTCGAGCAGAACATCATCGCGCAGGTCAACTCCGAGCGCGCGCGCTACGGCCGGCCGCCGTTGGCCATCTCGTTCGGCCTGATGGATTCGGCGCGTCGCCACTGTTCCTGGATGGCCAGCCGGCGATCCTTGCAACACACCTCCGCGGGGGTCGCGGAGAACATCGCCATGGGCCAGACCGATAGCCAGCAAGCGGTCCAAGCGTGGATGAACTCGTCCGGCCATCGGGCGAACATCCTGGGCGGCTATTCGCAGGTCGGCGCAGCGGCCTACCATGCGGCGGACGGCACGTTGTTCTGGTGCTTGCAGCTCCGCTGA
- the fae gene encoding formaldehyde-activating enzyme: protein MSMMIGEALSGEGNEIAHIDLLIGSKDGPVGHAFASALARQSEGHSNLLAVLEPNLAVKPATVMITKVTIKGMKQAVQMFGPAQAAVAKAVADSVGAGVIPQSQAEDLVIVCGVFIHPAAEDDRKIYQYNYDATKMAIANAMGNKPSAAEMIAGKDKAQHPFRGF, encoded by the coding sequence ATGTCGATGATGATCGGCGAAGCCCTCTCGGGCGAAGGCAACGAAATCGCGCATATCGATCTGTTGATCGGCAGCAAGGACGGGCCGGTCGGTCACGCGTTCGCCAGCGCCCTGGCGCGGCAGAGCGAAGGTCACTCGAACCTGCTGGCTGTGCTCGAGCCCAACCTGGCCGTGAAGCCGGCGACCGTGATGATCACCAAGGTCACGATCAAGGGTATGAAGCAAGCCGTGCAGATGTTCGGCCCCGCGCAAGCCGCTGTGGCCAAGGCCGTGGCCGATTCGGTCGGCGCCGGCGTCATTCCGCAATCGCAGGCGGAGGACCTGGTCATTGTCTGCGGCGTGTTCATCCACCCGGCCGCGGAAGACGATCGCAAGATCTATCAGTACAACTACGACGCGACCAAGATGGCGATCGCCAACGCCATGGGGAACAAGCCCTCGGCCGCCGAGATGATCGCCGGCAAGGACAAAGCCCAGCATCCGTTCCGCGGGTTCTGA
- a CDS encoding bifunctional NADP-dependent methylenetetrahydromethanopterin dehydrogenase/methylenetetrahydrofolate dehydrogenase — protein sequence MAATSDKPKILIQLDGDPQPSVFDAVVAVDSGVDQLFRHGGIEPRAVRDLVYGGLFTRGIDELHRTAVFVGGSNVARGEEILQAVQASFFGPFRLSVMFDANGANTTAAAAVLAVSKHLELHDARVAVLGATGPVGQRAVRLLARAGAQVAAGSRQLDRAAAVCESLAQRVTGARLKAFVWPSQGEVPSALAEAQVVIAAGAAGAELLSVDQRRALVPLRVAVDLNAVPPTGLAGIEPTDKAREQDGVTCYGALGVGGLKMKIHKAALRRLFERNNAVLDAEEIFELGRELGV from the coding sequence ATGGCCGCGACGAGCGACAAGCCGAAGATTCTGATTCAGCTCGATGGCGATCCCCAGCCGAGCGTGTTCGATGCCGTGGTGGCGGTCGATTCCGGCGTCGATCAGCTATTTCGGCACGGCGGCATCGAGCCCCGGGCCGTGCGCGACCTGGTTTACGGCGGCTTGTTCACGCGCGGCATTGACGAACTGCACCGCACAGCGGTGTTCGTCGGCGGTTCGAACGTGGCCCGTGGCGAGGAAATTCTGCAAGCCGTCCAGGCGAGCTTTTTCGGTCCCTTTCGGCTGTCGGTGATGTTCGACGCCAACGGTGCGAACACGACCGCCGCGGCGGCCGTCCTCGCGGTATCGAAGCATCTCGAACTGCACGACGCACGGGTCGCGGTGCTTGGCGCGACGGGTCCCGTCGGCCAACGCGCCGTGCGATTGCTCGCGCGCGCCGGGGCTCAGGTCGCGGCGGGCTCGCGGCAGCTCGATCGCGCGGCGGCCGTCTGCGAGTCGTTGGCCCAGCGCGTGACCGGGGCGCGCCTGAAAGCGTTTGTCTGGCCGTCGCAGGGCGAGGTCCCGTCGGCCTTGGCCGAGGCCCAGGTCGTGATTGCCGCGGGCGCGGCCGGCGCCGAGCTGCTCAGCGTCGATCAGCGTCGGGCGCTGGTGCCTTTGCGCGTGGCGGTCGACCTGAACGCCGTTCCCCCGACGGGGCTCGCGGGCATCGAGCCGACCGACAAGGCGCGCGAACAGGACGGCGTGACGTGTTACGGCGCGCTCGGCGTGGGAGGCTTGAAGATGAAAATCCATAAGGCGGCCCTGCGACGATTGTTCGAACGCAACAATGCCGTGCTCGACGCCGAAGAGATCTTCGAGCTGGGCCGAGAGTTGGGCGTCTGA
- a CDS encoding molybdopterin-dependent oxidoreductase: MAAEHRLPPGQQLAAPGRWPVIGERAPEQAADPWQLEVTGLVAQPLRIPLAEVQRSARVEREIDIHCVTRWSMFGVLFQGWPLLDVLARAQPQPEARYVSFVARSSRRHSTSLPLADLGALDPLVAVAADGHALDAAHGGPLRLIVPGRYFYKSLKWLARIELVADDVLGYWERTAGYHNQADPWREQRYLAPQLDRAEVRRRLAARDFSAAELCGMDAAGHDLTALVARDALLRDARFGNAVLKFADFSGANLSNAHFDGADLCDAVFHGADLEGASFIGADLRGADFSQALLTAATLFAPNSPGDTRVDARTRFDAAALEQLMPEQSTLLRQASAAIA; encoded by the coding sequence ATGGCCGCCGAGCATCGCTTGCCGCCGGGTCAGCAACTTGCCGCGCCGGGCCGTTGGCCCGTGATTGGCGAACGTGCGCCGGAGCAGGCTGCCGACCCGTGGCAACTCGAGGTGACGGGCCTGGTCGCGCAACCGCTGCGCATTCCGCTGGCCGAAGTGCAGCGCTCGGCGCGCGTCGAGCGGGAAATCGACATTCACTGTGTGACGCGGTGGTCGATGTTCGGTGTGCTGTTCCAAGGTTGGCCGCTGCTCGATGTCCTGGCACGCGCGCAGCCGCAGCCCGAAGCACGTTACGTCAGTTTTGTCGCCCGCAGCAGTCGCCGGCACAGCACGTCGCTACCCCTGGCCGATCTGGGTGCGCTCGATCCGCTGGTGGCCGTGGCTGCCGACGGGCATGCGCTGGATGCGGCGCATGGCGGGCCGCTCAGGCTGATCGTTCCGGGCCGGTATTTTTACAAGAGCCTCAAGTGGCTCGCGCGGATCGAATTGGTTGCCGACGACGTGCTGGGCTACTGGGAACGCACGGCCGGCTATCACAATCAGGCCGATCCGTGGCGCGAGCAGCGCTACCTGGCGCCGCAGCTCGATCGGGCCGAAGTGCGCCGCCGGCTGGCCGCGCGCGACTTTTCGGCGGCCGAGCTGTGCGGCATGGACGCGGCAGGCCACGACTTAACCGCGCTCGTCGCGCGCGATGCCTTGTTGCGTGACGCACGTTTTGGCAATGCGGTGCTGAAGTTCGCGGATTTTTCCGGCGCCAACCTGTCGAACGCGCATTTCGATGGCGCCGATCTGTGCGACGCGGTTTTTCACGGCGCCGATCTCGAGGGGGCGTCGTTCATCGGGGCCGACCTGCGGGGGGCCGACTTTTCGCAGGCCCTGCTCACGGCGGCGACCTTGTTCGCGCCGAACTCGCCCGGCGATACCCGCGTCGACGCGCGCACGCGCTTCGACGCTGCGGCCCTCGAGCAGCTCATGCCCGAGCAATCCACGCTGTTGCGACAGGCGTCGGCCGCGATCGCCTGA
- a CDS encoding NF038122 family metalloprotease, with amino-acid sequence MAVVVIYVDAPETTMPRLFVLRRQRACRRANQERLERRLLFSASPMGCSCPLCCGLNNDVVSEVANLRPAATTTIEDTVVHQPLPFDLGDRPLTRVGEDAVLEEIDDQLSSSTESGGDPASDNAFDGFTLVDEQTSSLGGFNIVLNAGPTLVANADALAAFERAAAHWEAMISDPILVTLNADLANLGAPNVIGQTSTVLLQTSYNAIRNAIVADADADDAILASLPTAVQFTAVLPAGFGLTGDLIASKANLKAIDYVGLDTAFGAADGTITFNTQFTFDYDNSDGVGSGLTDFETVATHEIGHALGFISTVDTVDGLVGAGLTGDVSPRPLDLFRFADNVAGKDPATSANFTNYSRTLTAGGTVITDDTTHEWRMSTGVSTGDGRQASHWKDNNLSGTLIGVMDPTLAPQQVVPVSYADIRALDLIGWDIVANQPPVLDPIGNQTIAEGALLTFTASATEPDGQSLSFSLGPGAPVGAVIDPVTGVFTWTPTDDVPSPVSIQVIVSDNGVPVLSDSETISVTVQNVAPAASISPGASAQFRGESVSYTLAAVDPAAADQAGTFTWEIDWDNDTLFDETVVGPAGTTVSHAYVTNGTPTIAVRATDDDGGTGTVSTTAINVTTYVARFNGSTTDLLWGGTPGFDGVFFLGIGQSISIFTQFENSILAISNHIVPGINGRIKAYGHEGLDVITAELVSSRVVELYGEGGDDALYGGSRGDSLYGGQGNDLLVGGTQNTDLGDRLFGGEGQDVLVGYLGADTLDGGAGEDLLFSERFDFTAFDDLYGTLGGTQGVWAGPEPYLLRVGMLLLDTILPGTTTLDDSSIDKLIGGSELDWLIFSFGEDIADVPEFGEQQTDASP; translated from the coding sequence ATGGCCGTCGTCGTGATTTACGTCGACGCACCGGAGACGACCATGCCGCGCCTATTTGTCCTCCGGCGTCAGCGCGCCTGCCGTCGGGCGAACCAAGAGAGACTCGAACGGCGATTGCTGTTCTCGGCATCGCCGATGGGCTGTAGCTGCCCGCTTTGCTGCGGTCTGAACAACGATGTGGTGAGCGAGGTGGCCAATCTACGGCCTGCCGCCACCACGACGATCGAAGACACGGTCGTCCACCAGCCCCTGCCCTTCGATCTCGGCGACCGTCCGCTGACGCGTGTGGGCGAAGACGCTGTGCTGGAAGAGATCGACGATCAACTCAGCTCTTCAACGGAGAGTGGCGGCGATCCGGCGTCCGACAACGCGTTCGACGGCTTCACGCTGGTCGACGAGCAGACCAGCAGCTTGGGCGGCTTCAATATCGTGCTCAATGCGGGCCCCACGCTCGTGGCCAATGCGGATGCGCTCGCGGCCTTTGAACGGGCAGCCGCGCACTGGGAAGCCATGATCTCCGATCCGATCCTGGTGACCCTGAACGCCGACCTGGCCAATCTCGGCGCGCCGAACGTCATCGGCCAAACGAGCACGGTACTGCTGCAAACCAGCTACAACGCCATTCGCAACGCGATCGTGGCCGACGCCGATGCCGACGATGCGATACTCGCCTCATTGCCGACGGCGGTCCAGTTCACGGCGGTGCTGCCTGCTGGTTTTGGTCTGACGGGTGATCTCATCGCCTCGAAGGCCAATTTGAAAGCCATCGATTATGTCGGCCTCGATACGGCGTTCGGCGCCGCGGACGGCACGATCACGTTCAACACGCAATTCACTTTCGACTACGACAATTCCGATGGCGTCGGCTCGGGCTTGACCGATTTCGAGACCGTGGCCACGCACGAGATCGGCCACGCCCTGGGGTTTATCTCCACCGTCGACACGGTCGATGGACTGGTCGGTGCCGGCTTGACGGGTGACGTTTCGCCGCGCCCGCTCGATCTATTCCGGTTTGCCGATAACGTCGCCGGAAAAGACCCTGCCACGAGCGCAAATTTCACCAACTATTCGCGTACGCTCACCGCGGGCGGAACCGTCATCACCGACGACACGACCCATGAATGGCGCATGTCGACCGGCGTCTCGACGGGCGATGGGCGCCAAGCCAGCCACTGGAAAGACAACAACCTCAGCGGCACGCTGATCGGCGTCATGGACCCCACGCTGGCGCCACAACAAGTGGTACCGGTCAGCTATGCCGACATTCGCGCGCTCGACCTGATCGGCTGGGATATCGTTGCCAATCAGCCGCCCGTGCTCGATCCGATCGGCAATCAGACCATCGCGGAAGGCGCACTCTTGACCTTCACGGCGTCGGCCACCGAACCGGACGGCCAGTCGTTGTCGTTCAGCCTAGGACCGGGAGCCCCGGTGGGTGCGGTCATCGACCCCGTGACAGGCGTGTTTACGTGGACGCCGACGGACGATGTGCCGAGTCCCGTGTCGATCCAAGTCATCGTCAGCGACAACGGCGTGCCGGTGCTCAGCGACTCGGAGACGATTTCCGTCACGGTGCAAAACGTGGCGCCTGCGGCATCGATCAGTCCCGGCGCAAGCGCCCAGTTCCGCGGCGAAAGCGTGAGCTACACCTTGGCCGCGGTCGACCCGGCTGCCGCCGACCAGGCCGGCACCTTCACCTGGGAGATCGACTGGGACAACGACACCCTGTTCGACGAAACGGTCGTGGGCCCCGCGGGCACTACGGTCAGCCACGCGTATGTGACCAACGGAACGCCGACTATCGCAGTTCGCGCCACCGACGACGACGGCGGGACAGGCACCGTGAGCACGACGGCGATCAATGTCACTACCTATGTCGCGCGTTTCAACGGCAGCACGACCGACTTGCTCTGGGGCGGCACACCGGGTTTCGACGGCGTGTTCTTTCTCGGCATCGGCCAGTCCATCTCGATCTTCACACAATTCGAAAACTCGATCCTCGCAATTTCGAACCACATCGTGCCCGGGATTAACGGCCGCATTAAGGCCTATGGGCACGAAGGGCTCGATGTCATCACGGCCGAACTCGTGTCGTCGCGCGTGGTCGAGCTCTACGGCGAGGGAGGCGACGACGCGCTGTACGGCGGTTCTCGCGGTGACTCGCTGTACGGTGGACAGGGCAACGACCTGCTGGTCGGCGGCACTCAGAACACCGACCTGGGCGATCGGCTCTTCGGCGGTGAGGGGCAAGACGTGCTCGTCGGCTATCTCGGCGCCGACACGCTCGACGGCGGCGCGGGCGAAGACTTGTTGTTCTCCGAGCGGTTCGACTTCACGGCCTTCGACGATCTCTATGGAACCCTGGGTGGCACGCAAGGCGTCTGGGCTGGGCCCGAGCCCTATTTGTTGCGCGTCGGCATGCTGTTGCTCGATACGATTCTTCCGGGCACCACGACGCTCGACGATTCGTCAATCGACAAGCTGATCGGCGGCAGCGAACTCGACTGGTTGATCTTCAGCTTCGGCGAAGACATTGCCGATGTGCCCGAGTTCGGCGAACAGCAAACCGACGCCAGTCCCTGA